One Triplophysa rosa linkage group LG21, Trosa_1v2, whole genome shotgun sequence DNA segment encodes these proteins:
- the zgc:103759 gene encoding U8 snoRNA-decapping enzyme, with protein MEGQITREDALSREGYRHACHIMLYGDCSAKLFGKIPIKHIVLMQMRFDGLLGFPGGLVNPSKETLEAGLSRELLEEVGVAIPVGVENHVSSCLATSCPRLITHFYIKKRTEAELREIERAAVATATDHGLEVLGMVRVPLYFLKNGGGLPFFLSHSFISNSRAQLLSALQRCGLLSQGELEKAVRQAEQMRRTHSADPH; from the exons ATGGAGGGTCAGATAACGAGAGAAGATGCCTTGTCACGGGAAGGATATAGACATGCATGTCACATTATGCTGTACGGTGACTGTAGCGCCAAACTCTTCGGGAAAATTCCTATCAAACACATAGTGCTG ATGCAGATGCGCTTTGATGGGTTGCTGGGTTTCCCAGGGGG ATTGGTGAACCCCTCGAAAGAGACTTTGGAGGCAGGGCTAAGCAGAGAGCTTCTTGAAGAGGTGGGCGTGGCTATACCAGTGGGCGTCGAAAATCATGTATCCTCCTGCCTTGCTACATCCTGCCCTCGGCTCATCACACACTTCTACATCAAGAAAAGGACAGAGGCAGAGCtaagagaaatagagagagcAGCTGTAGCTACGGCCACAGATCATGGTTTGGAG GTGTTGGGTATGGTCAGAGTACCGCTCTACTTCCTGAAAAACGGAGGTGGTCTTCCTTTTTTCCTGTCTCATTCATTCATCAGTAACTCCCGGGCCCAGCTGCTCTCTGCCCTGCAGCGCTGTGGTCTGCTGTCCCAGGGGGAGCTGGAGAAGGCGGTGAGACAGGCTGAGCAGATGAGACGCACACACAGTGCTGATCCGCACTGA